The Klebsiella africana sequence AGCAGGAACCTTTAATCCCGCCGATTTCAGCTGGCAGGGACTGACCATGACGCCGGCCGCTGCCGCGCATATTCGCGATCTGATGCGCAAGCAGCCGGACAAAAAAGGGCTGCGGCTGGGCATTAAAACCAGCGGCTGCGCCGGTTTTGGCTATGTGCTTGAAATGATTGCTGAGCCGGCGCCCGACGATCTGCTCTTTGAATCTGACGGGGCGAAGCTGTTTGCCCCACTGCAGGCGATGCCGTTCATTGACGGCACCGAGCTGGATTACGTCCGGGAAGGTTTAAATGAAATCTTTAAATTTCATAACCCGAAAGCGCAGCACGAGTGCGGCTGTGGCGAAAGCTTTGGGGTGCAGGCGGAGTAACTATGTCG is a genomic window containing:
- the sufA gene encoding Fe-S cluster assembly scaffold SufA — protein: MEVQAGTFNPADFSWQGLTMTPAAAAHIRDLMRKQPDKKGLRLGIKTSGCAGFGYVLEMIAEPAPDDLLFESDGAKLFAPLQAMPFIDGTELDYVREGLNEIFKFHNPKAQHECGCGESFGVQAE